CCCGGCGATGGCGATGAGCACGGCCAGGATGGCCAGGAGGATGGAGATGACCGTGAGGGCCCTGGCGGCCTGGAGGTCCTGGGAGAGGGCCAGCATGGAGTCGTATACCTTACACTGCATCTGGCCTGTGCTCTGGACAACACAGGTCATCCACAGGCCCTCCCAGATGATCTGAGCCGTGACGATGTTGCTGCCGATGAAGGCCGTTACTCGCCACATGGGCAGGGTGCAGGACACGATGGCAATGATCCATCCTAATACGCATAGAGCGATCCCCACTAACTCCAACCCTGCAGACATGGTGGTAATTCTGTTGTAGCTGGAGCTCCTTCTGTGTTCCTTTCAGTGCGCCGTGTTCCGTCACACCTGAGATACCTGAGAGGATCTGACAGAGGAtctgtgagaaagaaagagaccagCCAGAGYCAGAGACACTAACACCAATTGACTTAATTTAGCCCCTAGCACCTGTGAGTTTGTGATGTGTGATGTTCTGGTGCAGCCGGGAAGACAAGTATCCTTTATATCCCAGATCAGCTGAAGGGAGGAGCCCTGGAAGGTccaaaaaaatgcttctctgtgacatcacagggtaggattaaaagttgtaaaaaaaatggtggttTTCAAAACCTGCAAGGAGTTActagccagagggagggtattATCTTGCTCTTCACGTCACCGCGAATCTCATAGTGTWtgaaaatcactgtttttaaaatgttttagctTTTGACATTGGTTAGAACTTTttaactttatatatatatattttttaaacctaaattaaaaaatgaggttgaaaagtggggTAATTTCCCTTTACTCATTAATAGATTAGCCCTAATCTTGTCTCCTCAGAGCAATCATTCTCTCACAGCAWTAGCTGAAGCAGCTTGTAAAAGAAGAATGCCTGACCTCAATTCATCGGCAACAAGCTGTCTTGTTCACTCTATTTGACGTGGTCTAatggtcatgtctgtctgtcactgactCCAGTGCCCTTGAATTCCTAACAMCCGGGAGGGTCTCCCCTAGTTATGCCCCAGAAACTGGGATAATAGACTTTCATGACCCAGTGTTGATAACTCTCTCCGATCCCCATCTTGCTATGAAACAGACCCATTGTTTTGGGGGCCATTTTGGAATGGCTGAAAGTGGGGGGCTGACAAAGCAAGCTCCTTGTTATCTAAGCCCAACAGATATGGTAGTCAGCCAGGTAGCTAGCAGCTATGAAAGAGAATCCAACTCAACACATCATTACCATGGATACCCAAGGATCAGTGAAGGAAAATGCCTGTTATTTCCTGATCTGGGTAGAATGAATGACACAGAGGCAGTTCTCTGATATAAGTTGAGAGATTCAAACATACTTTTCTTATAAACTGTATAGCGAGTAGCACAGGACTTAGTGGCACTTCCCATGTAGCAAATCACTTAATAATGTTAatgaaatgtactgtataaaGTAACATATAGCAACAAGTTATATTTTTCTGTCATCgtattaaaaaatatttgaagAAAAAATGAAACTATTATGAAACAGTTTTTATTGTGAAATTGACACACATCGAACATCAGAATAGTTTATATTTTCACACTTAACAAAAGCTGTTAAACGGTCAGTGTTTGGCATATTGTTATCCAACATACGCACAACATAAGCTGTTATTCACTCAGTCTATAGAATATAAAATGTAACAATGCAGATGGTTTCAATTCAACGCCTTTCAAATATTAAGATTACAATACAATATTTACAACACCTTTGTATATTTTAAATAGGCATACAGTATRAAATTAAAGTACATCAAGTCCAGTTTGGTGTGTTCCCCTTCAACAGAGCACCATCAAAAATGATCCAGTAAAAAGCAGTATTTTATTGTTTTGGTAGAAATCACCACCATTTTATCTGTTCTGGAATTCAAGGTTGGTATCAAATGTCYTTCATCCACTGAGCAGAAAGTAGCTGCTGCCAGATACCCAGGTCAGTTCAAACATAGTCTCTTTTGTCATAGCCGCTGGGGGCCACAGACCTGGTCAGGGAGTACACCATCCGCGAGGGCGGCCCTGCATACCTCTTCTCAGGCTGTGGGGGGCAACTACAGCACAGGATGCACCCCCCAATGAGGAGAAAAGCGGCTGCAGCCCAGCCCAGGTAGAGAGCCCCTCCAATCTCCCTCTTGTGAGCCTCGGGAGTGATGGGACTATAGAACTCCATGATGATGCTGTTGGCTGACCAGGACACAGGGATCAGCTGGGTCAACGATGCTACGATGAAGGCTACCCCCGCTGCGATCATCACCCGGGCCTTGGCCGTCTCGTCCTTCACACAGTTGGTACACTTAGCCYCCACCACGGCCACCAGCACCCCCATGATTCCCACAAATATGGAGATGACTGTGAGGGCTCGGGCTGCCTGCAGGTCCGAGCTGAGGGCCAGCATGGAGTCATATACCTTACACTGCATCTGGCCCGTGCTTTGGACCACACAGGTCATCCAGATGCCCTCCCAGATGGTCTGAGCCGTGATGATGTTGACACCAATGAAAGCGGACACCCTCCACATGGGCAGGGCGCAGGACACGATGCTCAATATCCAACCCAGGACAGCCAGGATCATCCCCAGGATCTCCAGTCCCAACACagccattttcttgttttaccTTCCTCTGTAAGCAAGTCTACAGGTGTCTTCACTCTCTTCACTTCACTGTCTCAACTTCACGCACAGAACGGTTTCACTGTCTGGGTTCTGCTCTGGAATTCTCACCACCTGTATACTCCCAGCTATCTTTATAGCACTCCGCCAACAGAAGGTAGAGTCTCATGGCGATTAGCCAAGGaggttttgaaatgttttttcttttctttcttctcaacGACCCCCAGAACAAGCTTTGGCATGAGAACGGCTTGGGTGCACAGATTAATGATTGAAAGGTTGAGCCATGATTGATCCCCTACTGTTTGGGCTGAGGGGGAAGGTCAATAAATGGCCAAAGCGAAAATAGTTAAAGGATAASGAACAGGTTAAGAATGGACGAGGGAGTAACTACAAGTGGAGGAATTGGGAATAACATAAACTCATGTGTTCGTTCAACAGATGTCTACCATTGTACAATTATGTTCAGGTCAAGATACATATTTAGCTCTCTATGGAGTGTTTACCTCTKTGTATTACTGCTAACCCTTAGAGAGAGCTGCCTAGGAAAATCTGTTGGCCTACTGTGTACAAGCACTATTGGCTAGTTTCCAACCCAAATACCCTAATGAAGGCATAAGCTGAATTGTGTTGgttttaataataaatatatttttaaacaaactTCCATTGTTGCTGAATATCGTTTCATCTGGTTTCCAACCCCAGCAGTAGGGCTCTTTCTTGGATCACTTTATTTCAAAATGACATGACCWGGGTCAGGAGCCAATGATTGCTCTCTCTggtacctgataacattattttgGAAGATGACGTTGCACAATGAATAAATGCAAAGCTGCAGTTATCTTTTGTCTTTGTTTGGCTAACAGATTTAGAGATCACAGTTAGACAAGTTTCTATTTGGCTATCAACTTCAGGCATAGAAATAGACGGTTTGTCTGATCAGTCCAGTGGACAAACATCTCCCAGTGAGTGAGTGGGATAGTGGTCATTGTGGCTTGGGAGTTGATGTGATGAGTGGGTCAATGTTATCAGACAGTGTCCTTGTCCACAAGGTCACTCTGCACTAAAGGGTTTCACCTTTATTtgaactgtctcaactgtctgcAGCACAGGAAGTCCcagacacagacactggactCTGCATGGTTATAGATGGGTACTTACACTCCACAGGTGAAGAGACTGAGTAACACAATAGAGCTGTTGGAGGCTATGCTTGTTTGTATGGTGCTCAAACATCCCTAGGCAGTACTTTAAGTCTATGCTATAAGACTGTCTTAAAAGTATTTTCCCCTTATCTTATTCTTAGACTAGAATGTWAATAAAGCCATTGTTCGATTTTTCATCAATGGGAGCATTGTGAAAGAAGCTAGTTCACCTTATGGTTACAGTGTGGGTTACCTACCTCCCCTCATGAAAATGGCTGCTTTTTGTCAGGCTCAGTTTCACTCTCCCAAATGGAACAGGGGGCACAATGGAAGGCAGCAGAAGGCACCCTTCAGAAATAAAAATGACATTGTTGCTGCTCACATTTGCATTGAAATCAAAAACCGTATTTGTGCGCGGTAGACGGGCTGAGTTGTCTAGATTTCAGGTGATATGGACCTGCAGGCAKTCCTCCCCTATATTTTGGTATATTTCTTTAGATCCTGTGTCTTTAATGGGATGTCCTGTCTCAGTGTTCYGTTGGTAGCCTGACCTTATTAAGCCAGTTTCATCCTTAAGCATAGGCACGGTTACCCCTCCTTACATTCATAGCATTCCTGTGGTTATATCATCTGCGATAAGACCTTACTTTCAGAAGGGAATGTCCCTGCTATAAGCCAATTTAACAAAAAAGGAGTTGCTTGTCAGTAGGATGTATGCTATTGTATACAAACAGTAGTTAGCACAGTGCATGATGTACTCACATTATGATATCATACTGCTGGATAATAATGCAAAATGCTGTAAGAGTGAACTTATCTTCATTTTTGTATCATCATTTTCAGTCGTGCTAGAAGATTCTGAGTARGCGTAACTTACTTAGGGTTGAATGGGAaagttattttaattattttaaacaACATTAACATTTTCATGATCTAAATCTTCATCATTGAGTAACATTCATTTGAAATTTAGCACACATTTTCGAACAGGTAAAACATGAATAAGATATTTCTCTAATCCTACTGTATCTACACTTGTTTGACTCTATAAATGCATGTCTCTAGCTTTACAGAAATCATATATGTAAAACACAATCTAGCATTCATCGGCAATCGTTTATTCTTTATATCTGAATCAAATATCCCACATGGCTGCATTTGTTCTGCACTACCCCTRTAGTGTGCAGTCAGGAAAGGGGKGTTGCTAACACTAGTTATCCCATCAGTCCCATCAGTCTCAAGGGGCTGTCTCTATACTAATGCCATTGAACatacactctctcacacatagTCCCTCCTCATATATCCATTGACAGACATGGGAGACTTGACCGCAGAGTAGTTCACCACCTTGTGGTGCCCAGACCCAGCCCCGCTCCCACCCTGGGGTGCTTTCGGGGGGCAGGAGCAGCAGAGTAGAGCTCCCCCTAGGAGAAGCAGACAGGAGGCAGTCCATCCAAAATACAGTGAGTTCCCAAACTCCCTCTtccccgtttcctccagcatcgggTCGTAGAAATCCAAGACRATGGTGTTAGCCGTCCACGAYACAGCCGTCAGCAGCAACAGCCCCGCCATGATGAAGGTCACCCCGGCTCCCAGCAACATGCGAGGTTTGCTGCCTGTGTCCGAGCTGCAGTTGGTGCACTTGGCCCCGGCTACAGACAGGCCGATGCCCATGATGCACAGCACCATAGAGACGATGACCAGGGCTCGGGCCGCCTGTAGGTCCACAGGGAGTCCAAGCATGGAGTCGTGGACCTTGCAGTGCATCTGGCCCGTGCTCTGGACAGAACAGTTCATCCACAGGCCCTCCCAGATCACTTGAGATATSACAATGTTCTGGCCAATGTAGGCRGCTACTCTCCACATTGGCAGGCCACAGGCTACCATGACCCCTAGCCAGCCTGACACACAAAGGATCATACCCAGGATCTCCAGGCCGGCCGAGGCCATCTCTGGAACTagtctctccctgtccctggGTGCTCTGGTCCTGGTCTGTGGCTGTCGTCTTTCTCTGTTCTTGGTGATGTGATCTTGGGCTGTGGTCTGTCCCTTGTGCTGAGCTGTTGTAGTCTCCCCTTGTCCCCTGGCACTGggctgttgtctgtctctgttcctgtgTCCTCTGGGCTGGGGTTGGGCTGCAGTAGTCACTCCCTATCCCTGGGTCTCTCAGGTTTGGTCTGGATAGAAGGCGCTCTGTGTTTCAGAGCACAGCCCTCTAAAGATGATATCAGATCTCCTTGGCTCAGAACGCCCTGGATAAGACTTTAGTCAGTtagggagaaagggggaaagagaaggagagtgggatAAACAGATTCTACCGTTCTTTATACTGCTAAGAAGATTGTAAAGTGGAGTCAGTTTACGTTCAWATAACACCAAATATTTGAGGGTAACATTGATATTTTCGCTTCACAGCTAAATCGGGTAGTTCCAGTAACCTTGAGGGCGTAAAACCTGAATCACTGTCTCTGCATASTAGGTCAAGACACACAATGACAGGCTTTGTTCAGTCAGTTAGACAGATACATTATACCTCTTAGGAGAAACCGCTCTGCTCAGAACAGGCCTGGCACTGAACATGTGTCTTACTCTGCCTGTTTTGTTCAATGAAGTTCTATAAGTCTTATACCATGAAAAAAACATGTGAACTGAACAGGAAAAACTCWAGCCCTATCAACGTTTTACCTTATTTGTTAGCTTATTCACTCAAGTTGTAATGGATGTTCTCTGGATGTAAATAAAATGATGAAGGGTGGCTCTGTACACTTCAGTTATCAGACAAACAACTGTCYTGTCCTGGTAGAGTTGTTAGGGTTGGCTGGCCAGCTCTATGTGATTTATAGCCCATTATAGGCCCTTGTCTCACTAACAGGGGTCATCACTGGAGTCATAGGTCAAAACAGGGGTCACTGCTATCTCATTCCTCCCACCAGATAGTGAAATCAACACCTAACAACACATGCCATCTCACTTGGCTGATCTCCACTACAGGTTGTTGGAGGGCAAAAAATGTATTATCACTGAATCATCACTGAAAGTCCCTGAATTACCAAATACCTTATGAAATATCTGttttttgtgagatgcagaatgtCCTTTTCAGATCAGAACAGGGAGATTGCAGCCAGAGTTGTTTATGGGTGTGTATAATGTTTGTGCAGCCAGAGGGAGCCATGTGAAGTACAAGTACAGTTAATCTGTACTGAACATTATCATCCTGTGAGAgatttactgtctgtctgtctgtctgtctgtctgtctgtctgtctgtctgtctgtctgtctgtctgtctgtctgtctgtctgtctgtctgtctgtctgtctgttgttgtcgtctgtctgtctgtctgtctctgtggaaaT
This genomic interval from Salvelinus sp. IW2-2015 linkage group LG22, ASM291031v2, whole genome shotgun sequence contains the following:
- the LOC111949647 gene encoding claudin-3, with product MAVLGLEILGMILAVLGWILSIVSCALPMWRVSAFIGVNIITAQTIWEGIWMTCVVQSTGQMQCKVYDSMLALSSDLQAARALTVISIFVGIMGVLVAVVXAKCTNCVKDETAKARVMIAAGVAFIVASLTQLIPVSWSANSIIMEFYSPITPESEQDSLITTMSAGLELVGIALCVLGWIIAIVSCTLPMWRVTAFIGSNIVTAQIIWEGLWMTCVVQSTGQMQCKVYDSMLALSQDLQAARALTVISILLAILAVLIAIAGAKCTNCIEDEASKAKVMIISGVFFIVSGVMQLIPVSWSANTIIRDFYNPLLTDAQRRELGAALYIGWGASALMILGGSLLCCSCPPREKRYNPSRMAYSVSRSAPGGPGFERKDYV
- the LOC111949585 gene encoding claudin-4-like, which encodes MASAGLEILGMILCVSGWLGVMVACGLPMWRVAAYIGQNIVISQVIWEGLWMNCSVQSTGQMHCKVHDSMLGLPVDLQAARALVIVSMVLCIMGIGLSVAGAKCTNCSSDTGSKPRMLLGAGVTFIMAGLLLLTAVSWTANTIVLDFYDPMLEETGKREFGNSLYFGWTASCLLLLGGALLCCSCPPKAPQGGSGAGSGHHKVVNYSAVKSPMSVNGYMRRDYV